In a single window of the Pseudodesulfovibrio profundus genome:
- a CDS encoding ISL3 family transposase: MSTSFIYHAFGLRGYDYVRQDFIAGNIILKVQPKDDLIRCPCCHSRNIIRHGFAERWVQTVPIGFKPVWLVIPVQRVGCRNCGVIRLIDIQIAESRRWYTKAFERYALALAKKMTIQDVADLLGVGWDTIKSIFKRYLFRRFSSPSLGKIKYIAIDEISVRKGQKYLTLVMDLESGAVVFVGEGRSRETLTPFWERLKKTKAKIAAVATDMNAGYISAVMENLPNAAIVFDRFHVVKLMNEKITQIRRQLFRELTSPLERKAVKGTRWILLKNPENLDESRDEKERLDEALRLNKPLATAYYLKEDLRQLWSQPNKATAEKVINDWIARAEASEIRPLQIMARTLASYRFGILAYYDHPISSGPIEGTNNKIKTLKRQAYGYRDTEFFKLRIMGIHEAKYALAG, translated from the coding sequence ATGTCCACGAGTTTCATCTACCACGCGTTCGGCCTGCGAGGCTACGACTACGTTCGGCAGGATTTCATCGCAGGCAACATCATCCTGAAAGTGCAGCCCAAGGATGACTTGATTCGTTGTCCTTGCTGCCATTCCAGAAACATCATTCGCCACGGCTTTGCCGAAAGATGGGTTCAGACTGTGCCCATCGGTTTCAAGCCCGTCTGGCTGGTCATTCCCGTCCAACGGGTAGGATGTCGCAATTGCGGCGTCATTCGTTTGATCGACATTCAGATCGCCGAGTCCAGGCGCTGGTATACGAAAGCCTTTGAGCGATATGCTCTCGCCTTGGCAAAAAAGATGACGATTCAGGATGTTGCCGATCTGCTGGGCGTCGGTTGGGACACCATCAAATCAATCTTCAAGCGCTATCTGTTTCGCCGTTTCTCAAGTCCCAGCCTGGGAAAGATCAAGTATATCGCCATCGACGAAATCAGCGTCCGTAAAGGGCAAAAGTACCTCACGCTGGTCATGGACCTCGAAAGTGGCGCAGTCGTCTTTGTTGGTGAAGGACGAAGTCGAGAAACGCTTACCCCGTTTTGGGAACGTCTCAAGAAGACAAAAGCCAAGATTGCGGCTGTGGCGACGGACATGAACGCAGGCTACATCAGCGCTGTCATGGAGAACTTGCCGAATGCGGCTATCGTGTTTGACCGGTTTCATGTGGTCAAGCTGATGAACGAGAAAATCACGCAGATCCGCCGCCAGCTCTTTCGGGAACTCACCTCGCCACTTGAAAGGAAAGCGGTCAAAGGAACTCGATGGATTCTTCTGAAAAACCCCGAAAATCTGGATGAAAGCCGTGATGAAAAGGAGCGCTTGGATGAAGCGTTGCGGCTGAACAAACCTCTGGCGACAGCCTACTATCTGAAAGAGGATTTGCGGCAACTCTGGTCCCAGCCGAACAAGGCGACGGCAGAGAAAGTCATCAACGACTGGATCGCCAGAGCCGAAGCCTCGGAGATACGCCCTTTGCAGATCATGGCGAGGACGCTTGCCTCGTATCGTTTCGGCATTCTTGCCTATTACGACCATCCCATCTCATCAGGCCCAATCGAGGGAACCAACAACAAGATCAAGACGCTGAAACGACAAGCCTACGGATATCGGGATACCGAGTTCTTCAAGCTCAGGATCATGGGAATTCACGAAGCGAAGTACGCTTTAGCCGGATGA
- a CDS encoding methyl-accepting chemotaxis protein, with translation MGIKWKLLLIVSLPITAMVVMLFVALWSFRTIDSKVDEVNSIHMDRATMIDADRDAYQAQAAASSALKATTSESLNGFLKSSDENLQQTWDRIAGPAKNFPSNMKSVFEEFKQNYSKWKQTNERIFKLTAETLDANIQRNEAEARALASFGGMRDVIDNLGEMINQELNTSDLGIERRLILEEALSVVLNADRDAYQAYVAQLLITRSSDIEIVKGLADSFHENVSQTNERINKGCELVGYQANVLKTEFNTLFSSWKDASSNTVDLTRDNIQKNIEKNQLMAASEIRFEEMRGTIDNLGEMEVAHVEANLANLEDIINNTIMLYLIIAIIFVLISIVVTLLFATRVARDMKKSADVATTLSQGDFSVQLNVNRNDEIGTLATAFSEMIENLKRIVHDIQDATTTVATGSQELASSSETLSAGATEQASAVEEVSSAMEEMSGSIGQNTHSANQTEEIARKTAEDGRKGGQAVHKTVTSMTQIAEKISIIEEIARQTNLLALNAAIEAARAGEHGKGFAVVAAEVRKLAEKSGEAANEISELSRASVEVAKQAGDMLEKIVPNIEQTSELIQEISTASNEQNTGANEINRALQQLDNVVQANAGSSEDASTASQLSAKAMQLERTISFFKLGKTDSQEYAHPLTSKVEVVPSQPQALEDDSSFERF, from the coding sequence ATGGGTATCAAATGGAAATTGCTGTTGATAGTTAGTCTGCCAATAACAGCCATGGTTGTTATGCTTTTTGTTGCTCTGTGGAGCTTCAGAACAATCGATTCTAAAGTGGATGAAGTCAATTCAATTCATATGGATAGAGCCACAATGATTGATGCAGACCGCGATGCTTACCAAGCTCAAGCTGCTGCATCCTCTGCATTGAAGGCTACGACTTCTGAAAGCCTTAACGGATTTCTCAAGTCCAGTGACGAAAACCTTCAGCAAACCTGGGATCGAATCGCTGGGCCAGCCAAGAATTTCCCATCAAACATGAAATCTGTCTTTGAGGAATTCAAGCAAAACTATTCCAAATGGAAACAGACGAATGAACGGATTTTCAAGCTTACAGCTGAAACACTCGATGCAAATATTCAACGCAATGAAGCAGAAGCAAGGGCGTTAGCTTCATTTGGCGGCATGCGCGACGTTATAGATAATCTTGGAGAAATGATTAACCAGGAGCTCAACACTTCAGACCTGGGAATAGAGCGTCGACTAATCTTGGAAGAAGCTCTTTCTGTGGTGCTCAATGCAGATCGCGATGCTTACCAAGCATACGTCGCACAGCTACTCATAACGCGATCTTCAGATATTGAAATTGTCAAAGGGTTGGCTGATTCTTTTCATGAGAATGTCAGCCAAACAAATGAACGCATCAATAAGGGATGCGAGCTGGTGGGATACCAGGCAAATGTTTTGAAAACCGAGTTCAACACCCTCTTTTCTTCTTGGAAGGATGCGAGCTCCAATACAGTTGATTTAACAAGAGACAATATTCAAAAAAATATTGAAAAGAATCAACTTATGGCCGCCAGCGAGATACGTTTTGAAGAAATGCGCGGTACAATAGATAACTTGGGCGAAATGGAAGTTGCGCATGTAGAAGCCAATCTCGCCAATCTCGAAGATATTATCAACAACACCATTATGCTCTACTTGATCATAGCAATTATATTTGTATTGATCTCAATAGTCGTGACGCTGCTCTTTGCTACGAGAGTTGCCAGAGATATGAAAAAGAGTGCTGATGTAGCTACCACCCTTTCCCAAGGAGATTTCTCTGTCCAACTCAATGTGAACAGAAATGATGAGATAGGCACACTGGCTACCGCATTTAGCGAGATGATCGAGAACCTCAAACGCATAGTTCATGACATTCAGGATGCCACCACCACAGTAGCAACAGGCAGTCAGGAACTGGCCAGCTCTTCTGAAACGCTCAGTGCCGGTGCTACCGAGCAAGCGTCTGCTGTTGAGGAAGTTTCATCAGCAATGGAAGAAATGTCCGGTAGCATTGGGCAAAACACGCATAGCGCCAATCAAACAGAGGAAATTGCCCGTAAGACCGCAGAAGATGGAAGAAAAGGCGGACAGGCCGTCCATAAGACAGTTACTTCCATGACGCAGATAGCGGAAAAAATATCCATCATTGAAGAGATAGCACGTCAGACCAATCTGCTGGCTTTGAATGCGGCAATTGAGGCGGCACGTGCAGGTGAGCATGGGAAAGGCTTTGCAGTTGTAGCTGCAGAAGTTCGCAAGTTGGCAGAAAAATCAGGAGAAGCGGCTAATGAAATCAGCGAACTATCGAGAGCATCCGTCGAAGTTGCTAAACAAGCGGGAGATATGCTGGAGAAAATAGTCCCTAATATTGAACAAACATCAGAATTAATTCAGGAAATAAGCACAGCCAGCAATGAGCAAAATACCGGAGCGAACGAGATTAACAGGGCCCTTCAACAGCTTGATAACGTTGTACAAGCCAACGCCGGCTCCTCAGAGGATGCATCCACCGCCAGCCAACTTTCGGCAAAGGCAATGCAACTAGAACGGACGATTTCCTTTTTCAAGCTAGGAAAAACTGACAGCCAAGAATACGCACATCCACTGACTTCAAAAGTGGAAGTGGTCCCGAGCCAACCTCAGGCCCTGGAAGATGATTCGAGCTTTGAGCGCTTCTAG
- a CDS encoding recombinase family protein produces MEGKFVSYLRVSTERQGRSGLGIEAQRKAVEDYLNGGQWELLEEYVEVESGKNDDRPELKQALEHCDLTGATLLIAKLDRLSRDAYFLLGLQRSGVRFVCADMPEANELTVGIMALIAQEERKRISERTKAALAVAKARGVKLGNPKGAKHLQGLGNDPAVKKIKANANHRAERLRGQITKLLEQGITSANGIATELNRNSIRTPRGGQWYAASVQRLMKRLELA; encoded by the coding sequence GTGGAAGGCAAGTTCGTATCATATCTGCGTGTCAGCACAGAAAGACAAGGAAGAAGTGGTCTTGGTATTGAAGCCCAGCGTAAGGCTGTTGAAGACTATTTGAATGGTGGCCAATGGGAACTTCTTGAAGAGTACGTCGAAGTTGAAAGCGGAAAGAATGATGACCGTCCTGAACTGAAGCAAGCTCTTGAGCATTGTGATTTGACTGGAGCAACACTCCTCATCGCAAAGCTCGACCGTCTGTCTCGTGACGCATACTTTTTGCTCGGTCTTCAACGTTCTGGCGTCCGCTTCGTATGTGCCGATATGCCTGAAGCAAATGAACTCACAGTAGGCATTATGGCGTTAATAGCACAGGAAGAGCGTAAACGTATTTCAGAGCGAACAAAGGCCGCTCTGGCAGTTGCAAAGGCACGTGGGGTAAAGCTAGGCAATCCAAAGGGTGCTAAACATCTCCAAGGTCTTGGAAATGATCCAGCTGTCAAAAAGATCAAGGCCAATGCTAATCATCGTGCGGAACGACTTCGTGGTCAGATTACCAAGCTGCTCGAACAAGGGATCACCAGTGCGAATGGGATTGCGACTGAGCTGAATAGAAACAGCATCAGAACACCTCGTGGAGGGCAATGGTATGCGGCAAGTGTTCAACGATTGATGAAGCGTTTAGAGCTAGCTTAA
- a CDS encoding IS5 family transposase: protein MLLFLHPKEEGMAIRQKGPRLGDYFLGHRRTKTTFLDEINELIDWQPINAFLCKKIRRKANAVGNPAYPPLAMFKILLLQRWYNLSDPGVEQALLDRLSFVRFTGFSIEDDVPDETTICRFRNGLIRLKVLDSLLDMLNRQLEGQGLLVREGAVVDASVVESQRRPRKVIDVMPEDRSEDAEEQDGPVDCRVSYSDDEEAAWLRKRNRAYYGYKLHAATDSRDGFLLCGHITPANHSDTGEFERLVNGVGLDPGARVYADKGYCSGKNRDILFDRDLEDGTMDKTPRGGRLTDFEKTRNRDISSIRQIVERAFGTLKRGYAFFRSRYVGREKVEGEFHILAMAFNLKKAVRLARA, encoded by the coding sequence ATGCTATTATTTCTCCATCCAAAGGAGGAAGGCATGGCTATTCGGCAGAAAGGACCTCGGTTGGGTGATTACTTCCTGGGGCACCGCAGAACCAAGACCACATTTCTGGATGAGATCAACGAACTCATCGACTGGCAGCCCATCAACGCCTTTCTGTGCAAGAAGATCAGGCGCAAGGCCAACGCCGTGGGCAATCCCGCCTATCCGCCTCTGGCGATGTTCAAGATTCTGCTCTTGCAGCGTTGGTACAACCTGAGTGATCCGGGCGTGGAGCAGGCGCTGCTCGACCGGCTCTCCTTTGTCAGATTTACCGGTTTTTCCATCGAGGACGACGTGCCGGACGAGACCACCATATGCCGTTTCCGTAACGGTTTGATCCGCCTGAAGGTGCTGGACTCCTTGCTCGACATGCTTAACCGCCAGCTTGAAGGACAAGGGCTTCTTGTCCGTGAGGGAGCCGTGGTGGACGCCTCGGTAGTCGAGTCGCAGCGGCGGCCGCGCAAGGTTATCGACGTGATGCCTGAGGACCGTTCCGAGGACGCCGAAGAACAGGATGGGCCGGTGGACTGCCGGGTCAGCTATTCGGATGACGAGGAGGCGGCCTGGCTCCGCAAGAGAAATCGGGCCTATTACGGCTACAAGCTCCATGCCGCGACGGACAGTCGAGACGGGTTTCTGCTCTGTGGTCACATCACTCCCGCGAACCATTCGGACACGGGCGAATTCGAGCGGCTCGTGAATGGCGTCGGCCTTGATCCCGGCGCACGGGTTTATGCGGACAAGGGCTATTGCAGCGGGAAGAACCGGGACATTCTGTTTGATCGCGATTTGGAGGACGGAACCATGGACAAGACGCCTCGTGGCGGCAGGCTGACAGACTTCGAAAAGACCCGCAACCGTGACATCAGCAGCATTCGGCAAATAGTCGAGCGGGCCTTCGGCACACTCAAACGTGGCTACGCATTCTTTCGGTCCCGATACGTGGGTCGTGAGAAGGTGGAGGGAGAGTTCCACATCCTCGCCATGGCGTTCAATTTGAAAAAAGCTGTTCGACTGGCGCGAGCCTGA
- a CDS encoding AAA family ATPase — translation MNSKLRAPSLDTLLKTEFPPREHLLKPWLRDGESAMIYAPPGVGKSMLTLTLALVIAGGGEFMGWKAIKPRRVLFVDGEMHIQDIIERAKILLPGLNLDEELTGQNITVLARQYQRPDADFPDLALEEGRESMLDLATMDEKTNPYHIGSYDLVILDNLSTLASIKDENDAGDFNEVLQFLMKLKQAKVACILVHHSNKNANNYRGSSKLATTFEVILGLKAVESIQSNGTSFRLCWDKFRCPRDETIQEREVWLEPNEDLGALWNSRQSKDDQIQTIINMLKTLEYPTQDALCEALPFECSKSKMSKLKSQAIANGFISKKEWNELLSMAAESQKQVDEEEDY, via the coding sequence ATGAATAGTAAGCTGAGAGCCCCTTCGCTGGACACGTTGTTGAAGACTGAATTCCCGCCACGAGAACACTTGCTCAAGCCGTGGCTTCGAGACGGAGAAAGCGCCATGATCTACGCCCCTCCTGGTGTCGGCAAGTCCATGCTGACACTGACGTTGGCTTTGGTCATCGCTGGCGGTGGAGAGTTCATGGGCTGGAAAGCCATCAAGCCACGCCGGGTCTTATTCGTAGACGGAGAAATGCACATTCAGGACATCATCGAGCGAGCCAAGATCCTTCTACCGGGATTGAATCTCGACGAAGAGCTGACTGGCCAAAACATCACCGTTCTTGCTCGACAGTATCAAAGACCAGACGCTGACTTCCCAGACCTTGCGTTGGAGGAAGGACGTGAGTCGATGCTGGATCTTGCAACGATGGATGAAAAGACAAACCCATATCACATTGGGAGCTATGACCTTGTGATCCTAGACAACCTCTCGACCTTGGCATCCATCAAAGACGAGAACGACGCAGGAGACTTCAACGAGGTTCTCCAGTTCCTGATGAAACTTAAACAAGCAAAGGTAGCTTGTATTCTCGTTCATCATTCAAATAAGAACGCAAACAACTATCGTGGTTCTTCGAAGCTTGCCACGACCTTTGAGGTTATCCTCGGTCTCAAAGCGGTTGAGTCGATCCAATCGAATGGGACGTCTTTCAGACTGTGCTGGGACAAATTCCGGTGTCCGAGAGATGAGACCATTCAAGAACGGGAAGTGTGGCTGGAACCCAACGAAGACCTGGGCGCTCTTTGGAACTCACGACAGTCAAAGGACGACCAGATTCAGACCATCATCAATATGCTCAAGACATTGGAGTATCCGACACAGGATGCACTCTGTGAAGCATTACCTTTCGAATGCAGCAAGTCGAAGATGTCCAAGCTGAAGAGCCAGGCCATTGCCAATGGTTTCATCAGCAAGAAAGAATGGAATGAATTGCTGTCTATGGCTGCGGAGAGTCAGAAGCAGGTAGACGAGGAAGAAGACTATTAG
- a CDS encoding phage antirepressor N-terminal domain-containing protein has translation MSQTIIPVKHDEVSFCGTEILAAISDDGQCYFSPRHVCQDIGLDWASQFTKIKNDPFLASLIRNITTQLPGTSQRRTYTMLPIAALAGWLFTIKRARPEVQDKVNLYRLEAFHVLHNWFQKGLKDDPAVIRNIKQKNNISPAATRQWAGKQEKEQHDASSLATRLELAAAELRRKENAQRQL, from the coding sequence ATGTCTCAAACTATTATCCCTGTTAAACATGATGAAGTATCCTTTTGCGGAACTGAAATTCTAGCAGCTATCTCAGATGACGGACAATGTTACTTTTCGCCTCGTCATGTATGCCAGGACATTGGTTTGGACTGGGCAAGTCAATTCACTAAAATTAAGAATGATCCATTTCTGGCGAGTCTCATACGCAATATCACAACGCAGCTACCTGGGACATCACAACGCAGGACCTATACGATGTTGCCAATAGCAGCACTTGCCGGATGGCTTTTTACAATCAAGAGGGCTCGTCCAGAAGTACAAGACAAGGTAAATCTATACCGCTTGGAGGCTTTTCACGTCTTGCATAACTGGTTTCAGAAAGGGCTCAAAGATGACCCTGCCGTTATACGAAATATTAAACAAAAGAATAATATATCCCCGGCAGCAACTCGCCAGTGGGCGGGCAAACAGGAGAAGGAGCAACACGATGCTTCGAGTTTAGCGACACGTCTTGAATTAGCTGCAGCGGAACTAAGACGAAAAGAAAATGCTCAAAGACAATTGTAA